A region of the Conyzicola lurida genome:
TGGAGGATCGTCATAACGACCTCGACGGTGGACTTCTGCTCCTGCTTGTTGATGTCGACCGGGATGCCGCGGCCGTTGTCGCGCGTTCGGATGCCGCCGTCCTTGAGCATCGTGACGGTGATCAGATCGCAGTGGCCGGCGAGTGCCTCGTCGACGGAGTTGTCGACGACCTCGTAGACGAGGTGGTGGAGGCCGCGGGGACCGGTCGATCCGATGTACATACCGGGACGCTTGCGCACGGCTTCGAGGCCCTCGAGGATCTGGATCTGATCCGCGCCGTAGCTCTCGTCGTTCGCGCTGCTGGTCAGTGCGTCCGAAACAGCCGGTGCGTCCGAAGATGCGGGCGCGTCCGAAGAAACAGGTGCATCTGATGGTTCGATCGCATCCGGTGAGATTTGCGGTTCTGCTTGGCCGTCGTCGTTCTGGTTTTCACCGGGAATCGTCGCCATCTGAAATTGTGCTCCTGCCGCGTCTGTTGATCACGCCATCCGAGTTTATGGTCCCGGTGTGGGACGCACTCGACGGCCTCTTAAGTCTACCAAACGAACTCTCGCGACGGGGGCTGGCAGCCCTCCTGCGCCTCTTATTCTGCGAGGGTGACCAGTTTTGCCTAGTTAGCCGTAGGTATCGCGTGGGCCACGGCCTGGAATTGATCTGGGGCCGCGTTTCCACGACGGGGCGTTCGGCCCTTCAAAGCGCACCGACTGGATCTTCGCATCCGGGTACCGCAGCGCGATGTGCGTCGTGATCTGGGTACGCATCAGCCGCAGCTGCGTCGCCCAGGCCGTCGAATCGCACTGCACGGTCAACACGCCGTCCTCGATGCCGGTCGGCGTGGAGTGCTCGGCGGTCTCGGAACCGGCGATGTCGACCCACGCGGCGATGAGCTCCGACTGGGCGAGCGGGGACGTCCAGCCCATCGTGCTGGTGAGGCCCGCGATCGCCTCGGACAGGCCGAGCGGGTCGCGGCCGGCGCCGAACGGCACGCTCGCGCCATCCACCCGCTTCTCACGCTTTTTGGCGTCGTTCGACTTGAACGTGCCGGTTCCGAACAGGCTGCGGAACCTCAGGTAGACCGCGCGGGCCTCGTCGTTCTCGCGATCGGGGGGTTTCGTCATGACTCCTCGCCGTCGGTTGTGGGTTCTGCTTCCACGATACGTCCGGACTTGATCCGGACGATATGGCCGGCGAGGGCGTCGGGCACGTCGTCGAGCACGGCCGCGGTGATCAAGACCTGTTCGAAACCATGGATGGCGCTGGCCAGACGACCGCGTCGGGATTCGTCGAGCTCGGCGAACACGTCGTCGAGGATCAGGACGGGGTCGCCCATCACCGATTCGCGGCGGAGTACCGCGGCGGCGGCGAGTTTCAGCGAGAGCGCGAACGACCACGATTCGCCGTGGCTCGCATACCCGCGAGCGGGCAGATCGTTGAGCTCGAGCATGAGGTCGTCGCGGTGGGGTCCCGCGAGGGTGATGCCCCGGTCGACCTCTCCGCGCCGAAGGCGTGCGAGCGCCGCGCGAAAATTTTTTGCGATTTCTTCACGTTCGAGCGCCCCTGCACGCACCGCCGACTGCTCGATCGTGGCCTCGTCGCTCGTGTCGTTGGCGAGGATGCTGAGGTAGCTGGCCATCGAGGCGTGGTGGTCGGCGCCGGCGATCGCCGCGTACGCCCGGGTGACCTCGGGAAGCAGGTCCGCGATCAGCGCGCTGCGGGCCTGGATGATCTCGGAGCCGAACTCGACGAGCCGTTCGTCCCAGATCTCGAGCGTAGATAGTTGGTTTTCGCGCAGACCGGACGCCCGGGCCGACTTGAGCAGAGAGTTGCGCTGTTTGAGCACGCGCTCGTAGTCGACCATCACCCCGCCGAGGCGGGGATTGCGTTGCACGAGCAGCTCGTCCATAAACCGGCGGCGACCCGAGGGTTCGCCGCGCACGAGGGCGAGGTCTTCCGGCGCGAACAGGATGCTCGAGAAGTACCGCGGCAGGTCGCGGGTCTTGATCGCCGAGCGGTTGATCTGCGCGCGGTTGGCGCCGGTGCGGTTGATCTGCACCTCGGCCAGTACCTGCCGCTCACCGTTTTCGAGCCGGGCACGCACGATCGCGGCATCCTGACCCGCCCGGATCATCGCGTGGTCGCTCGATACGCGATGCGAGCCGAGCGTGCTCAGGTAGCCGAGCGCTTCGACCAGGTTGGTCTTACCCTGCCCGTTGCTGCCGACGAAGACGTTCGCGCCCGCCACCATCCCAACATCAACGGTTTCGTAGTTACGAAAGTCGGTGAGGTTGAGATGGGTGACGATCACGGGCGGGGTGGGACTTAGTCCGCCTTGCGGACGGAGTGTCCACCGAACTGGTTGCGGAGTGCGGCGACGGCCTTCATCGAGGGCGAGTCACCCTGGCGTGAGACGAAGCGCGCGAAGATCGCGGCGCTGATGGTGGGGACGGGGACGGCGTTGTTGAGCGCCTCTTCGACGGTCCAACGACCCTCGCCCGAGTCCTCGACGTAGCCCTCGATCTCCTTGAATTCCGGATCTTCCTTGAGCGCCTTGACCAGGAGCTCGAGCAGCCAGGAACGCACGACGGTTCCCCGCTGCCACGCCTCGAAGGTGCCGGTGACGTCCTTGATGATGTCCTTGCGCGAGTCGAGGAGCTCGTAGCCCTCGGCCCATGCCTGCATGAGCGCGTACTCGATGCCGTTGTGCACCATCTTGGCGTAGTGGCCCGCGCCGATTTCGCCGGTGTGCACGAAGCCCTCGGCGCGCGGTCCCTCCGGACGGAGTGCGTCGAAGATCGGCATGGCGCGCTCCACGTCGGCCGCGTTGCCGCCGACCATGAGGCCATAGCCGTTCTCGAGGCCCCAGACGCCGCCGGAAACACCGGCGTCGACGTAGTTGATGCCCTTCTCGGCGAGCAGTGCCGAGTGCTTGAAGTCCTCGGTGAAGCGCGAGTTGCCGCCCTCGATGACCAGGTCACCTTCGGACAGTACGGCGGAGAGCTCGGTGATGACGCTCGTGGTGATAGCGCCGGACGGCACCATCACCCAGACCACGCGCGGGGCGGGAAGTGCTGCGGCGAGGTCGGCGAGGCTCGCGACGTCCGACACGGCGGGGTTGGGGTCGTAGCCCGTGACCTCGATGTCGCCCTTGCGGAGGCGAGCACGCATGTTGTTGCCCATCTTGCCGAGTCCAATGAGCCCAATATGCATAGCGAATCCTTTGTACGAGTTGTGGTGTGGGTTAAAAAAATTTGGTTCTGAAAATCGCTGTTTCGCGACGATCAGCGCAGCAGCAGGTTCGGCTGCAGCAGGTACTTGTAGTTGTCGGCGCCGGCCTGGTCTTTGGACGACTGGCTCGTAATGAGCACGGGTCCCGGCTTGTTCGGGTTGTCGGTCTTGGTGAACGAGATGCGCACGAACTCCGAATGCACCGCGCCGAGTCCGTCGAGCAGGAAGGCCGGCTTGAGCGAGACGACGGTGTCGACACCGGTGAGGAACGCGTCGATGGTCTCGGATGCCTGGGCCTGCTCGGAGCCGATGGCCTCGAGCGTGAGTCCGTCGACGGAGAACGAGAAACGCAGGGCGGCCTCGCGCTCGAGCACGAGCGAGACGCGGCGCACGGCTTCGATGAGTTCGGCGGTGTTGATCACGGCGTAGTTGTCGACGACCTCGGGGAAGAGGCGCTTGACCGGAGGGAAGTTGCCCTTGATCAGCAACGACGTCACGGTCTTCTTATCCGCCTGGAACGCGATGAGCTCGCGCTCGTCGCTCGACGTGATGGCCACGGAGATCGAACCGCTGTGCCCGAACGTTTTGCCGATCTCGAGCAGGGTGCGCGCGGGTACCAGCGCGGTGATGACGTCGGTGACCGATTCGTCGGCGGTCCACTCGATCTCGCGGACCGCGACGCGGTAGCGGTCGGTGGCGATGAGCGAGAGCTTGTTGTCGCTGATCTCGAGCTGCACGCCGGTGATGACCGGGGTGACGTCGTCGCGCGAAGCAGCAACTGCGACCTGCGACACCGCATTGGCGAAGAGTTCGGCCGGCAGGAATCCGGACTGCTCGGACACCTGGGGCAGGGTCGGATATTCCTCGACCGGCATGCTCAAGAGGGTGAAGTGCGCGGAACCACAGGACACCGTGATGCGGCCCTCTTCGGTGGCGAAGGTGACGGGTGCGTTCGGGAGTCGGCTCGCGATGTCGGCGAGGAGCCGTCCCGAGACGAGCACGCGACCGGGATCGGTGACCTCGGCGGCGATTTCGGTCTGCGACGAGACCTCGTAGTCGAACGACGACAGCGTCAGCCCGGATTCGGCGGCTTCGATCAGGATTCCACTCAGAATCGGCAGGGTGGTGCGCTGAGGAAGCAACTTCACGGCGAACGAGACTGCCTCACTGAAGACGTCGCGATTTACCTGGAACTTCACGGAGTAACCCCTGTCACTGGTGGATGGTGGTGTGGCCGGTTAATACTGGCACAGGCCGAACGGCCGGGATGCGGCCTGGACCCCAAGGTTATCTCTCGCTAACCAATAGGAATTTAAAAGAACAACAGTGTTAACCGCTGTGCGAACTGTGAGTAACTACAAGAATTCCGCGGCACGACTGGAAACTACACGAGTGTGAGTTGTTGAGGGACTGTGGAATTAACCGACAAGTTTTGTCACTACTCCGAAACCCTGTCACGGCAGTTTCCACAGAAACGTGTAATTCGCCAACATCCTTTCCGGCGAGTTTCCACAGTTATCCACAGGCATTTCATACTGTGTGAAAACTAGCGATTTCGCGTCAACGCTCAGTTCTTGCCGAAGCGGTGGTTCTGCTTGATGCGGCTGGTGAGCTCGGTGACCTGGTTGTAGATCGAGCGTCGTTCCTTCATCAGCTCGGTGATCTTCTTGTTCGCGTACATCACCGTGGTGTGGTCGCGGTTGCCGAACAGCTGGCCGATCTTGGGCAGCGACAGGTTCGTCATCTCGCGGCAGAGGTACATCGCGATCTGCCGTGCGGTCGCCACGGCCTGCGACCTCGACGAGCCGTAGAGGTCGTCGACCGTGAGCTTGAAGTACTCCGCGGTGTGGTTGATGATGTCGACCGGCGCGATCACATTGTCGTCGTCGAGCGTGATGAGGTCCTTCAGTACCGTCTGCACCAGGGCCAGATCGACCGGCTGGCGGTTGAGGCTGGCAAACGCGGTGACGCGGATGAGGGTTCCCTCGAGCTCGCGGATGTTCGACGAGACCTTCGACGCCATGTACTCGAGGATCTCGTTGTCGACCTGCAGCTTCTCGCTCTGCGCCTTCTTGCGCAGAATCGCGATGCGGGTCTCGAGGTCGGGCGCCTGCACGTCGGTGATCAGGCCCCACTCGAAACGCGATCGCATGCGGTCTTCGAAACCGGTGAGGGCTTTGGGTGGCAGATCGCTGGTGATGACCACCTGCTTGTTGTGGTCGTGCAGCGTATTGAAGGTGTGGAAGAAGGCCTCCTGTGTGGAGTCCTTCCCCTGGAGGAACTGGATGTCGTCGATCAGCAGGATGTCGATCTCGCGGTACCGCGACTGGAACACGCTCGACCTGTTGTTGGCGATCGAGTTGATGAAGTCGTTGGTGAATTCTTCCGAGCTGACATACCGAACACGGATGCCGGGATAGAGGCTTTCGGCATAGTGGCCGATCGCGTGCAGAAGGTGGGTCTTGCCCAGACCCGAGTCACCGTAGATGAAGAGGGGGTTGTACGCCTTGGCCGGCGCTTCCGCCACGGCGACGGCCGCGGCATGCGCGAACCGGTTGGATCCGCCGATGACGAAGTTGTCGAAGTTGTACTTGGGGTTGAGACGCGAGTCCGAGCGACGGCCGGGAGTCGAGTCGGCGGGAGACGGCACCATCGCCGGCTCGATGTAGGCGGCCTGCTCCCCCATCGGTGCATCCTGCTCGAGAGAGTCGTGCTGGATGTCGGGGTTGACCACGATCGCGAAATTCGTGACTTCCTGGTCTTCGCTCAGTCCGGCGATGGCATTGAGCAGGGGAAGGCGGATGCGCTGTTCGAGCATTCCGCGGGTGAGTTCGTTCGGTACCTCTAGGTAGAGGGTGCCGGCCATAACGCCCTTGGGTTCGACGAGGCTGATGAAACCGAGGAGCTGCGGAGTGATTCTCTCGTCGGACGTGAGTCTGGTGAGAACCGATTTCCATATCTCGGTGGTGCTGTCAGCTGTTTCCGCCATGCGAATGTGTTTCCTACAATCAAAAAGTTATTCACAGAGTTATCCACTGATGTGCTAACCGCTGCGCGTCGGTGATTTACCGGTTCTGCCCCGAAGAATGGCTGAGCTTCACACCTTAGTTCGTACCCCTGTGCACTCACCAACCCCAAGTTATCCAGATGTGGATAACCTTGAACTACCACCTCAGGTTTGACCCCGACGGATTAACGCCGTAGTTTTAACCAGTTGACTTCTGCCTTCGGGCCAAACCTCGTCTTTCCGGCCTTCAGAGCTGGGCTTTGGAGATACCACTATGAGCAAGAGAACTTTCCAGCCGAACGTACGCAAGCGCGCCAAGGTGCACGGCTTCCGTCTTCGTATGCGCACCCGTGCCGGTCGCGCGATCCTGGGCGCTCGTCGCCGCAAGGGTCGCACCGAGCTTTCCGCGTAGCACTTTCCACAGCAGCCCGCCGTGTCCCGTTCCTCGACGACGCGTGTCTTTCAGACGCGTGATCGTTCGACACGGGCACGAGCGGGCTTCTGTCGTTCCCGGATGTGCGCGTCAGACTCGGATCCGACCATCGGCTTCCCTGGCGGCATCCGTGCTCGCTAAGGAAAACCGCGTACTGAGTGCCGCCGATTTCAAATCGGCGGTGCGCCGGGGCAAGCGTGTTTACAGCCCGCACGCGGTGATCTACCTGACGAAGCCCGAAGCCGAAGCACCCACCCGGTTCGGATTCATCGTGGGGAAGAACGTGGGCGGGGCAGTCCAGCGCAATCTGGTGCGACGCCGGCTCCGATCCATCGCGCGCGAGCTGCTGCCGGACGCCGGCGAGGGTCGTGATGTCGTCGTGCGGGCACTGCCAGGCGTTGATCAACTGCCCTGGGATACCCTGCAGTCGGAGATCGCGGTCGCGATCGACGGGGCGAAATCGCGGAACGGGAGTGAACGACGATGAATCGGACGATGTCGTTCGTGTGGCTCGCGCCCCGCAACCTCTGCGTGATCATCCTCCGCGTGTACCGCGCGGTGATCTCCCCCCTGTACGGCGATGTCTGCCGGTACTACCCCTCGTGCTCCTCTTACACTCTGCAGGCAATCCAGCATCACGGCGTCGTCCGCGGGATCTGGCTCGGAACGAAGCGCATCGCGCGCTGCCATCCGTGGGCCGCCGGCGGCGTCGACGACGTTCCCGTACGACCGACCGAGCGGTACTCGGTAACTGACTTCGGTTTTGTTTATGCACATAGCCATGGAAAGGGCTGACCCCACCAATGCCAGATCTCATCGGAACAGTACTGTGGCCCATTAAGTGGGTCATCGAGGCGATCCTCGTCACGTTCCACTCCGCACTGAGCGCCCTCGGTCTCGACCCGGGCGCCGGCCTGACGTGGGTCCTCTCCATCGTGTGCCTCGTGCTCGTCGTGCGTGCAGCCCTGATCCCCATCTTCGTCCGCCAGATCAAGAGCCAACGGCGCATGATGGAAGTCGCCCCGCAGCTCAAGAAGATCCAAGACAAGTACAAGGGCAAGAAGGACCAGTTCTCCCGCGAGGCAATGTCGCGCGAGACGATGGAGCTCTACAAGAAGACGGGTACCAACCCGTTGGCGTCCTGCCTCCCCCTTCTGATCCAGATGCCGATCTTCTTCAGCCTGTTCTCCGTGCTCAACGAAGCCAAGCCCCAGGCCGACGGAAGCTTCAAGGCCGGCGTCGGGCTGCTCACCCAGCAGCTGTCCGAGGAATTCGGCACCGCCTCGTTGTTCGGCGTCGCGCCTCTGCGTCTCAGCATCCAGACCGCGCTCGAAGCGGGTAACACCGTCGTCGTCGTCATCGCCCTCGTCATGGTGGTCATCATGACCGCGTCGCAGTTCATCACCCAGCTGCAGATCATGTCGAAGAACCAGAGCCCCGAGATGAAGGCCAGCCCGACCTACAAGCAGCAGCGCATCCTGCTGTACATCCTTCCGCTGGTCTTCGCCTTCTCCGGCTTCGCGTTCCCCATCGGTGTCATGTTCTACTGGCTGACCTCGAACATCTGGACGATGGTCCAGCAGTTCATCGTCATCCGCAACATGCCGACGCCCGGCAGCGAGGCCGCTCTGGCCCGTGAGGCCCGTCTGGCGAAGAAGGCGCAGCGCCGAGGCATTACCATCACTGAGATGGCCGAGCTCGAGCCGGAAGAAGCGAAGAAGTTGTCGACCCAGCGCGTTCAGCCCGTGGGCAAGAACCGCGCCAAGAAGCAGACTGGAAACAAGAAGTGAGCGACGTGACCGAGACATCCACCCTCTCCCCCGCCGGCGAGCCCGAGGCCGTCGTCGACGCCCCGACCACTGACGTCCCCGAGACCGATGCGCCCACGACGGGCCAGCTCGAAGAAGAGGGCGAGATCGCGGCCGACTACATCGAAGAGCTGCTCGACATCACCGACCTCGACGGCGACATCGAGATCGACACCCGAAGCGGCCGTGCCTACGTGTCGGTGAACTCCAGCGAGGACACCAACCTGCGCGTGCTCTCTCGCCCCGACACTGTCGCGGCGCTCCAGGAGCTCACCCGTATCGCGGTGCAGACGAAGACCGGCTCGTTCTCGCGCCTGATCCTCGACGTCGGCGGTTCGCGTGAGGCCCGAGTGGCCGAGCTGACCATCCTCGTCGACAAGGCCGTCGAGCGCATCGAGGCGGGTGCGGATTCCGCCGCCCTCCCCGCCATGTCCTCGTACGAGCGCAAGCTCGTGCACGACGTTGTGGCGGAGCGTGGTTTCTCGTCGCAGTCAGAGGGCGAAGGCCGCGACCGTCACACCGTTATTACGCGCGCCTAGTTTCACGTGAAACATTGAACGACATCGCAGTAGAGACCGAGCCGGAACAGGCAGCAGCGCTGTTCGGTGACCGGATCGACCTCGCTCGGACCTACACCGCGGATCTCGCCCGCCGCGGTGAAGAGCTGGGGCTCATCGGCCCGTTGGAACTCCCCCGGCTCTGGACCCGTCACATCCTGAACTGCGCTTTCGTCGCCCCGCTCCTCTCCCCCGGTGTGGTCGGCGATGTGGGAAGCGGTGCCGGGCTGCCGGGCATCGTGCTGGCGATTGCCCGTCCCGATGTGAAGTTCATCCTGATCGAACCGATGGAACGTCGCGTCGACTGGTTGACCAGCCAAGTGACGGGCCTCGGTCTGGAGAACGTCACGGTGATGCGCGCCCGTGCCGAAGAGGCAAAGTTCGACTGGCCGCTCGATCAGGTCACAGCCCGAGCGGTGAGTTCGCTCTCGAAGCTCATCCCGCTCACCGCGCCGCTCGTGAAGGCCGGTGGCGAGATGATCTTTATGAAGGGTGCACGCGTCGAGGAAGAACTCGCCGCGGCGAGCAAGGCCGTGCGCAAGGCGAGACTGTCGAATATCGAGGTACTCGTTCTCGGTGAGGGCATCGTTCCCGAAGTGACCAGAGTCTTTCGGGCTACAGTTGATTGATCGGTCGAACGGCATTCGCTGAACGACGGACGACCACGGTCGTGCACCCGGCAGTCTGCCGCGTGCGGACCGGCCACGGTCGTCACTGAACCGGTCCGGCTCACCATCCAATCAAGAAGGTTTCACGTGAAACATCCCGACGACAATCTCGCCGAGGTCCCCGGCCAGGTTTTCTCGCCAGGGCAGGTCTCCTCCTCCCCCAGCGTTGGAGGATTCGGTGCGTCGACGGGGTCTGTGAGCGCCATTATGGGCATCGAGCGTCACGCGCCGGTGTCTCAGGCTGCGTCTTCTGAGCCTGAAAAGGCTCCTGTAGCCCCAGTTTCGACTCCGAAGGCCGCCGCATCGGCCTCTGCCTACGATGATTCCACCCCGCTCGCGCGAGAGATCGCGGAGATGACCCGTCGTCGCCGCATCCTGGCCGGCGAGGATCTACCCCTCCCCTCCGCACCGCGCGTGTTCACTGTCGCGAACCAGAAGGGCGGCGTCGGCAAGACCACTACCACCGTGAACCTCGCCGCGGCTCTCGCTCGCAGCGGCGCCCGCGTGCTGGTCATCGACCTCGACCCGCAGGGCAACGCCAGTACCGCGCTCGGCGTCGAGCATCGTTCGGACACGGTCAGCGTGTACGACGTCATCATCAACGATGAGCCGATGGCAGACGTCATCCAGAAGAGCCCTGAATTCGAGGCTCTTTACTGCTTGCCCGCCACAATCCACCTCGCCGGCGCCGAGATCGAGTTGGTATCGCTCGTCGCGCGCGAGCAGCGGCTGCGCACGGCGCTGGACAAGTTCCTCGACGAGTCCCCCGAGCCGTTCCACTACGTCATCATCGACTGCCCGCCGTCTCTCGGCTTGCTGACGATCAACGCTTTTGTCGCAGCGCGCGAGGTGCTGATCCCGATCCAATGCGAGTACTACGCCCTCGAGGGCCTGAGCCAGCTGCTCAACAACATCAAGCTGATCGAACGCCACCTGAACCCCGCGCTCACGGTGTCGACGATCCTCCTGACGATGTACGACTCCCGCACCAATCTGGCGAACCAGGTGGCGGCGGAGGTACGCGAGCACTTCCCCAAGGAGGTCCTGGACACCTTGATCCCCCGCTCTGTCCGCATTTCCGAAGCACCCAGCTATGGCCAGAGTGTCATCAGCTACGACCCGAGCTCGCCCGGATCGCTCTCCTACCTGGAAGCGGCCGCCGAGATCGCACGACGAGGAGCACCTGCCTGATGGCCTCACCCAAACGAACCGGACTCGGCCGCGGAATCGGCGCCCTGATCCCCGTCAGCGAAGATTCCGAGGCCCAGCGCCCCGTCGACGTGTTCTTCCCGGCCAGTTCCAACGAAAAGCAGGGACTTCTCGCGGTTCCCGGCGCTCGACTGGCCAATCTGAACCCGGCCGAGATCGTGCCGAACGCCCATCAGCCCCGCACGGAGTTCCGCGAAGAGGAACTGGCCGAGCTGGTCGTGTCGATCCGTGAGATCGGCGTTCTCCAGCCGATCGTCGTGCGCCCCCTCGTCGGTGCCGTCGACGGCGGCCCGCAGTACGAGCTGATCATGGGCGAGCGCCGCCTGCGTGCTACTAAGCAACTCGGCCTCACCAGCATCCCCGCGGTCATCAAGAACACGGCTGACGAGGACATGCTGCGCGACGCGCTGCTCGAGAACCTCCACCGCGCAAACCTGAACCCGCTCGAGGAAGCATCCGCGTACCAGCAGCTTCTCACTGACTTCGGCATCACGCAGGAGCAGCTGGGCGACCGGATCGGTCGCTCGCGCCCCCAGATCACCAACACGCTCCGCCTCCTGCGTCTCCCCGAACCGATCCAGCGCCAGGTCGCCTCGGGTGTCCTCAGCGCCGGGCACGCCCGCGCCATCCTCTCGGTGGTCGAACCTGCCGCGATGGACCGCCTCGCCACCAAGATCGTCAACGAGGAGCTCTCGGTGCGTGCCGCCGAGGCCGCCGCCGGCAAAGAGGCGCCCAAGGCCAAGAAGCCGAGGGCCGAGGCCGGACGTCGACAGGGCCAACTCGACGAGATCGCCGACAGCCTCGGCGACCGCCTCAACACCCGGGTCAAGGTGAACCTCGGTGCGAGCAAGGGCACCATCGTGATCGACTTCGCGACCGTCGGCGACCTCAACCGAATTCTCGGCGAGCTCGGCCAGGACGGTTTCCGCCGCTGACGACGATTCTCCCCTCCCCCGGCACAGCCATTATGTGCCGGGGGATTCGTCGTTTTCGCGGCAAGTTTCACGTGAAACATGCTGATTCAGCTCTGTGAGAGCGATTCTGAGCGGATTCTGTCGCTCACCGGGACAAGGATTCGGGCCCATTTCGCGCAGAATCGGTCTGAGAGCGGTCCATCTGAACTTCATTGTGGGCGAATGACGCGTCAGACATGCCTGAAGGCCCAGGCCGTCCGATACGGAATCGATTCTCGGACCGTGCCGAGTGACTCCGCGGCCGAGTCGGGTGCATCGGTGCGGCCGCGTCTGTTCGGGCGTGTCTGTTCGGGCGTGTCTGTTCGGGTATGTCTGTTCGGGTATGTCTGTTCGGGTGTGTCTGTGGTCGCGTGCGAAGTCGAGTGAAGGGTCGCGAATGAGCAGCATCGGACGAGGAGCCGCGAACGACGATCCTCGAACGACGATCCTCGAACGACGATCTTCGAACGAGGAACTTCGAACGAGGGGTCCGAAGGTGGCATCGCTCGCTGAGCCGTCGCGCGCTACGGGCTGGAGAGCGGAGAGGTGGCGCGGTGGCGCGGTGTGGAGGTGGCGAGATGTGGGCCGCACCGCTCCCCCGCTCTAGCCACG
Encoded here:
- the rsmG gene encoding 16S rRNA (guanine(527)-N(7))-methyltransferase RsmG, with protein sequence MNDIAVETEPEQAAALFGDRIDLARTYTADLARRGEELGLIGPLELPRLWTRHILNCAFVAPLLSPGVVGDVGSGAGLPGIVLAIARPDVKFILIEPMERRVDWLTSQVTGLGLENVTVMRARAEEAKFDWPLDQVTARAVSSLSKLIPLTAPLVKAGGEMIFMKGARVEEELAAASKAVRKARLSNIEVLVLGEGIVPEVTRVFRATVD
- a CDS encoding ParA family protein, whose translation is MTRRRRILAGEDLPLPSAPRVFTVANQKGGVGKTTTTVNLAAALARSGARVLVIDLDPQGNASTALGVEHRSDTVSVYDVIINDEPMADVIQKSPEFEALYCLPATIHLAGAEIELVSLVAREQRLRTALDKFLDESPEPFHYVIIDCPPSLGLLTINAFVAAREVLIPIQCEYYALEGLSQLLNNIKLIERHLNPALTVSTILLTMYDSRTNLANQVAAEVREHFPKEVLDTLIPRSVRISEAPSYGQSVISYDPSSPGSLSYLEAAAEIARRGAPA
- a CDS encoding ParB/RepB/Spo0J family partition protein, whose amino-acid sequence is MASPKRTGLGRGIGALIPVSEDSEAQRPVDVFFPASSNEKQGLLAVPGARLANLNPAEIVPNAHQPRTEFREEELAELVVSIREIGVLQPIVVRPLVGAVDGGPQYELIMGERRLRATKQLGLTSIPAVIKNTADEDMLRDALLENLHRANLNPLEEASAYQQLLTDFGITQEQLGDRIGRSRPQITNTLRLLRLPEPIQRQVASGVLSAGHARAILSVVEPAAMDRLATKIVNEELSVRAAEAAAGKEAPKAKKPRAEAGRRQGQLDEIADSLGDRLNTRVKVNLGASKGTIVIDFATVGDLNRILGELGQDGFRR